In the genome of Pyrobaculum islandicum DSM 4184, the window CAAATTATAATCTCCGCGATCTATGTCGTAAAGCGCTAGTGTAAGAATGAGAGTGACATCTCCATAGTTTAGATATCTGGCTATATCATAATTATATAGCTTCATAAATGCTATTTCACAAAACTTTCTATCTTTTTTACTACACCACTTGTTTGCCATGGCCTTTGCATAGAGCTCTTTTAACGGAGGGAGTTTTTTATAATTCCTAACGCCTAGCATATAGAGTAGCCATGCGATTTGGTACGCCATCTTGGTCTTTAACTCGGTAGCAAACATAACCCCAGCTTAAGCAACGCTATATCCTTGAATTAAAGTTTTACGGTTTTAACGCAACGGTTCCCAACAGTGGTTTGACTTTGCAAACAGCAAGCCTCGCCCTTCAGGGCGGGGATGGATTTAAGCTTATCTATATTTTTTCATGGCTGAGCTAGTGAAGACAGCGGAAGAGAGGAGAGGGAGGGGCGGGCGCCGTGCGGGGGGCAAATCCAAGCGTGGGATGGCCCTGGCGGGGGGACGCCCCGCCCAGATGCCTCCCGTGCGGGCTGTCCGCCTGAGGCTCCTCCCCACGACTGCGCAGGAGAGGAAGCTACACAGGTTGGCAGACGCCGCGGCTAAGGCCTGGAACGAAGTGAACTACCTGAGGAGACGGCAGTTCTTCGCGAAGCAGGGCGTAGACCTAAGGGGCACGTATAACGAAATATACAACAAGTACAACCGTCTCCTCGCGCCCGCCGCCCTCCAGCAGATCCTCAACAAGAACGACGAGGCTTGGCGGAGTTTCTTCGCCCTCCTGGCCAAGCTGAAGGCCGGGGAGCTGCCGCCGCACATGAAGAAGGTCTCTCCTCCCGGCTACTGGAAGGACCGCCTGTTCGGCAAGAGGGTGAAACGCCTTATCGTCAGGAGCGACCGGTACTACGTGGAGCCTATCAACGACGGAGAAGGGTACATAGCCCTTAAGGACTTCGGCATGAGGATACGCCGGGGTGATAAAGTGGTCTAGAAGGCAGGGCCGCCTAGAGGTCATATACAAGCGGGGAGGTGGTTCGCATACCTCACCATAGAGGTCGGCGTCTGGTCGCCCGCCAGCAACCCCAGGGGGTATACGACCACACCTAGATAAAGCGGCTAAATCCACGAGAACGGCGGAGTC includes:
- a CDS encoding helix-turn-helix domain-containing protein, encoding MAELVKTAEERRGRGGRRAGGKSKRGMALAGGRPAQMPPVRAVRLRLLPTTAQERKLHRLADAAAKAWNEVNYLRRRQFFAKQGVDLRGTYNEIYNKYNRLLAPAALQQILNKNDEAWRSFFALLAKLKAGELPPHMKKVSPPGYWKDRLFGKRVKRLIVRSDRYYVEPINDGEGYIALKDFGMRIRRGDKVV